In the genome of Pelodiscus sinensis isolate JC-2024 chromosome 3, ASM4963464v1, whole genome shotgun sequence, one region contains:
- the LOC102463811 gene encoding interferon-induced very large GTPase 1-like gives MSAGEESPRHSVEGDAAKDDLAKILEAVGLSAEYWLPKLHTQLGVTSAQALKHLQSEDCVKLERDIRHAWEKQALQDLLKIDPKATMQQLQGERVEGLRKRQEQAKSALQELKAMQEQGRSRQDEVVRRKEEELRRAMDVAPEYWAPAEKPLREVVENAHKELDLLEQSVSQSETLPDREVVRRASGGLALQGIYKTNQLAEMVEKREQLLELPDGLELLGPEQGPLFEMKEFPSAAAESTFTRTMETLGYSLSLSAKDGFGEFSVDTTTDCSSSSESESTHRSRSEHTYLCTTKYSYIPLASCYFPKHRLRLSSAALQELKEIEQLLSLTPEPDKLPLLKSQAGNFFKRFGSHVNQGPLHLGGIFWWKAASQGFRAEQLDEVKKRASDTLSSYVGGSYSGLGWGIAAGVTVSKSRAEASFQGTDRKQEQTEIQLRVTKTGGPPGVDSLAAWKSGLLASNKTWSVIDRGFQLVPVWEIILANHRPDFADVHQVSSRLRDAYGALTNQSVDTLLGEGLASAVDEARAFLEGVESWEATGDEEQLVTLLNLKQSLTTKTKNYGVWIDVCLSDTALQDFLANTVSRCKDLPSQNTEYIRSLLHFLLDPHVYSVKNFPKSSCIMQWIFHEGKTQLKNESISELGGLLPVLREMNTHIEEVTHGPTSSEATVQAAKVKATLNVSLALSSLLQALRGKSQMDIELLLLCIAASTGYHVDSHTFQYLLGCPEITFLLNTMQRAHTEYLSHRDRNVSRAQAFLLWTGLTVTPEFNSVTLEEKNKRLTFMKHHMGNLLSNEISGILRKHGAWNDWQVLERDLNCLLNGNFEVENVSLKEQEIIKELEDVCQRAKVSKVESKVPFTSGVRCETNENQEFLNLMKRLGLDKYYHRKMGTAIFKLITETSLQDRQPCTENQLPFCFLQKLLMGDYRVRYLVCKDEGQTKPAITRGLNATDKECDSSETFDDFFDDLSEGAHESATSQGHVYPMDLQMAIFHCADDFMRQYVATKLAFCQFALPLLVPNPHTAQIEFPLWALSQVQKSWKSAKKSGEQTSITNYNTLIYQAETPLVSFTRIGQSPHSSKSQILNALLSKHKHDVFFHRHCRGSSRHCLLMKGVVEIAWYCPGGKDDDRFDNCVAFTNLHGDAREHEPQATFLQEIASVNVVLLSDTDQKDTRGKTILRDLWQSPKPLICLFAEKENTVAGKSSQNIRIGIKNRNEAELIDEITATIRDLLAGSITTRSLDACVTAARRQGFLVDADKQECKEAKAKAQELMGFLKEHPLASMKGELLPLQGELWHRWCRKDKELTRLHDKKNRSIEQHRSQIESEKAAIRRDQLSKAFPLNTLMKSVLEFLHSHPEASQKYFLQWMKVFMDDLSSDRLVKLHQKYHTLWSEMLVKKTEGNRLKTQSQVDLDKLSAEINDSTIGLEHIWRETGQIYEALDAMDTKDKCFLKLPQIVADLMVSGYPIELMDGDASYVPLKWVGAVFDSLIEKLGDRKVFVLSVLGIQSTGKSTLLNAMFGLQFSVSAGRCTRGAFMQLIKVEENLQQDLNFDYILVVDTEGLRAIEMANNLSLSHDNELATFVIGIGNMTVINIFGENPSEMQDILQIAVQAFLRMKKVKLSPSCLFVHQNVGEITAKEKNMEGQRRLQQKLDEMAVTAAQEECCDVTCFSDVIRFDVNTHIHYFAHLWEGDPPMAPPNPSYSQNVQDLKSKILMAAKQESQGRVLRLSEFKVRIGDLWQALLNENFVFSFKNTLEIAAYNRLETEFSQWSWQLRSHMLDMQIKLNNQIRNREMLQITRESLEGAVREKYTAVMDQLEKFFSADPDAEILIQWKTNMEMKLKELKSSLIDEMMKKSEELIRLREKQSKLDERKAGYEKELFEKSQELALSLKGKKLSDDQLRENFNRLWNEWVCEVALDVPSAEEPNIKIDIENILLKCFETKSVILEKLKASSSDWFSTDLSKHVTMKRTLLVFKKTLEKCDRDCIKEVTARIMQGVRAIISSKERERLDYSPSYIHEILNKIRQEVTLASKNPAFTLTPEYTADLSVTLCKMAAGRFEAMHRAFKKAHDPIVYLESKREDFFKCFQISCQGATSIAAFAEFLCSKLAAALRQAVYDRTVIDIANEMKSIHPAFNGNRSNLENHILVYLAEKENFAEYRQYIQSPKHFFEDFIKQSVDDYCLDKDNPKLQRFLNNSLDDFHTRVLSAIRDSTKVTKDKSGNVSFWLDEFCRRLQEYLTLPRSELKSIEHQEVTDMEFLKEALSKALTPVVGNLRKDFAAIDMEPFSRKPHEILAEQLGGCWEQCPFCSALCINTVSGHDGDHSVPFHRPRGVSGGCWYKTDHLVTEICSSLVASDCLYILNDDQHIPYKRYWEGGPPYSEWSITPDMSEQPYWKWFVCHFKPEIEKLYGRTFEGKGKIPSQWRNITKDALLRELSRV, from the coding sequence ATGTCTGCGGGAGAGGAAAGCCCCAGGCATTCCGTGGAGGGAGATGCTGCAAAGGATGATCTAGCCAAGATCCTGGAAGCCGTGGGTCTGAGTGCAGAGTACTGGCTGCCTAAACTGCACACACAGCTGGGCGTTACCTCTGCCCAAGCCTTGAAACACCTGCAGTCTGAAGACTGCGTGAAGTTAGAACGTGACATACGACACGCGTGGGAAAAGCAGGCGCTCCAAGACCTGCTGAAGATAGACCCCAAGGCCACGATGCAGCAGCTGCAGGGGGAGCGCGTGGAGGGGctgaggaagaggcaggagcaggcgaAGTCGGCGCTGCAGGAGCTCAAGGCGATGCAGGAGCAAGGCAGAAGCCGCCAGGACGAGGTTGTaaggaggaaagaggaggagcTGCGGCGAGCGATGGACGTAGCCCCCGAGTATTGGGCACCGGCTGAGAAGCCGCTACGAGAGGTGGTGGAGAATGCGCACAAGGAGTTAGACCTCCTGGAGCAGTCGGTGTCCCAGAGCGAGACTCTCCCTGACAGGGAAGTTGTGAGACGGGCGTCGGGGGGGCTGGCCCTGCAGGGCATTTACAAAACCAACCAGCTTGCCGAGATGGTGGAGAAGCGCGAGCAGCTCCTGGAGCTCCCAGATGGGTTGGAGCTCCTCGGCCCAGAGCAAGGGCCCTTGTTTGAGATGAAGGAGTTTCCATCGGCTGCAGCAGAGTCCACATTCACACGGACCATGGAAACGTTGGGATACAGCCTGAGTCTTTCAGCCAAAGATGGGTTTGGGGAGTTTAGTGTGGACACCACCACCGACTGCAGCAGCTCTTCAGAGTCCGAAAGCACCCACAGGTCCCGCTCTGAGCACACCTACCTCTGCACCACCAAGTACAGTTACATCCCCCTGGCCTCCTGCTACTTCCCCAAGCACCGGCTCCGACTGTCCAGCGCCGCGCTGCAGGAGTTAAAAGAGATCGAGCAGCTTTTGAGTCTCACCCCAGAGCCCGACAAGCTCCCCCTGCTGAAGAGCCAGGCCGGGAATTTCTTCAAGCGATTCGGGTCTCACGTGAACCAGGGCCCCCTCCACCTGGGCGGGATATTCTGGTGGAAAGCGGCGTCACAGGGAttccgggcagagcagctggacgAGGTGAAGAAACGAGCATCTGACACGCTGAGCTCTTACGTCGGGGGCAGCTACAGCGGCTTGGGCTGGGGCATTGCAGCCGGTGTCACTGTATCCAAGTCAAGGGCTGAAGCCTCATTTCAGGGCACAGACCGAAAACAGGAGCAAACAGAGATTCAGCTGCGTGTGACCAAGACGGGCGGCCCCCCTGGGGTGGATTCACTCGCAGCATGGAaatctgggctgctggccagtaaCAAGACCTGGTCTGTGATTGACAGAGGCTTTCAGCTAGTTCCCGTGTGGGAGATAATCCTGGCCAATCACAGACCAGACTTTGCAGATGTTCATCAAGTCAGCAGCAGGCTCAGAGATGCCTATGGCGCCCTAACTAACCAGAGCGTCGATACGTTGTTGGGGGAGGGATTAGCCAGTGCAGTGGATGAGGCCAGAGCGTTCTTAGAGGGAGTGGAATCCTGGGAAGCCACGGGGGATGAAGAACAGCTGGTGACTCTGCTCAATCTCAAACAAAGCCTGACTACAAAAACCAAGAACTACGGTGTGTGGATTGACGTGTGCCTGTCGGATACGGCGCTCCAGGATTTCCTGGCAAATACAGTGTCACGGTGCAAAGATTTGCCATCACAAAATACTGAATACATCAGATCTCTGCTGCACTTCCTTCTGGACCCTCATGTCTATTCAGTTAAGAACTTCCCCAAATCTTCCTGCATTATGCAGTGGATCTTTCATGAAGGTAAGACGCAGCTAAAGAATGAGTCTATCTCCGAAttaggtggtctcttgccagtCCTACGGGAAATGAACACTCACATAGAGGAAGTTACCCACGGCCCCACATCCTCTGAAGCAACAGTGCAGGCAGCAAAGGTAAAGGCCACCTTAAATGTGAGCCTGGCTTTGTCTTCCCTACTACAGGCGCTCAGAGGGAAATCGCAGATGGACATTGAGCTGTTATTGCTCTGCATTGCAGCCAGCACAGGGTACCACGTGGACAGTCACACTTTTCAGTATCTCCTCGGGTGCCCAGAAATTACTTTCTTGTTAAACACAATGCAAAGGGCACATACGGAGTATTTGAGTCACAGAGATCGGAATGTTTCCAGAGCCCAGGCATTCCTGCTGTGGACAGGTCTGACAGTGACCCCTGAATTCAACAGTGTAACTCTGGAGGAGAAGAATAAACGTTTGACTTTTATGAAACATCACATGGGAAACTTACTGTCCAATGAAATATCAGGTATTCTTAGAAAGCATGGTGCATGGAATGATTGGCAAGTTCTGGAAAGAGACTTAAATTGCcttttaaatgggaattttgaAGTGGAGAACGTTAGTTTGAAGGAACAGGAGATAATCAAAGAACTAGAAGATGTTTGTCAAAGAGCCAAGGTGTCAAAAGTAGAATCCAAAGTGCCATTTACTAGTGGTGTGAGATGTGAAACTAATGAAAATCAGGAGTTCTTGAATTTAATGAAACGACTTGGACTTGATAAGTACTATCATAGGAAAATGGGGACAGCCATTTTCAAACTCATTACCGAGACGTCTTTGCAGGACAGACAGCCCTGCACAGAAaatcagctgccattttgttttttgcaaaagcTGTTAATGGGGGACTATCGGGTCCGATACCTGGTTTGTAAGGATGAGGGTCAAACCAAACCAGCTATAACAAGGGGGTTGAATGCCACAGACAAAGAGTGTGACTCCTCAGAGACGTTTGATGACTTTTTTGATGATCTTAGTGAGGGAGCCCATGAATCTGCTACAAGCCAGGGACACGTATACCCAATGGATCTCCAGATGGCAATTTTTCACTGTGCCGATGATTTCATGAGACAATATGTTGCAACGAAGCTCGCTTTCTGCCAGTTTGCACTCCCCTTGCTGGTGCCAAATCCTCACACCGCACAAATAGAATTCCCCCTGTGGGCCCTGAGCCAGGTTCAAAAGAGCTGGAAAAGTGCCAAAAAGTCAGGAGAGCAGACCAGCATTACAAATTATAACACACTGATTTACCAAGCAGAGACGCCCCTGGTGTCCTTCACCCGGATTGGCCAGTCGCCTCATTCGTCTAAGTCCCAGATCCTGAACGCCCTGCTGAGCAAGCACAAGCATGACGTGTTTTTCCACCGTCactgcaggggcagcagcagacaCTGCCTGCTCATGAAGGGGGTTGTAGAAATCGCCTGGTACTGCCCAGGGGGAAAGGACGACGACAGATTCGACAATTGTGTCGCATTCACCAACCTGCACGGGGACGCCAGAGAGCACGAGCCACAGGCCACATTCTTACAGGAGATCGCATCGGTCAACGTGGTTCTCTTGTCAGATACGGATCAGAAGGACACGAGGGGCAAGACAATTCTCCGTGATCTCTGGCAATCCCCAAAGCCTTTGATCTGCCTTTTTGCTGAAAAGGAGAACACTGTGGCTGGCAAATCAAGCCAGAACATCAGAATAGGCATCAAGAACAGAAACGAGGCAGAATTAATAGATGAAATCACAGCAACAATCAGAGACTTACTGGCAGGCTCCATCACCACTCGTAGTCTGGATGCTTGTGTGACTGCGGCTCGCCGGCAGGGCTTCCTCGTTGATGCAGACAAGCAAGAGTGCAAGGAAGCCAAGGCAAAGGCCCAGGAACTGATGGGTTTCTTGAAAGAGCATCCCTTAGCAAGCATGAAGGGAGAGCTCTTGCCTCTGCAAGGGGAATTATGGCACCGGTGGTGTAGGAAGGACAAGGAACTTACCCGCTTGCATGATAAAAAGAACAGAAGCATTGAACAGCACCGGAGCCAGATCGAATCGGAGAAAGCTGCAATACGACGTGATCAGCTGAGTAAGGCATTTCCCCTCAATACGCTAATGAAATCAGTGCTGGAATTTCTCCACTCACATCCAGAGGCCTCTCAAAAGTACTTCCTGCAGTGGATGAAAGTGTTTATGGATGACTTGTCCTCTGACCGTCTTGTAAAACTTCACCAGAAATACCACACGCTATGGTCTGAAATGCTGGTAAAGAAAACAGAAGGAAATAGGTTGAAAACTCAGTCGCAAGTGGATTTAGATAAACTCTCAGCTGAGATCAATGACTCTACAATTGGCCTTGAACACATTTGGAGAGAGACAGGCCAGATTTACGAAGCACTGGATGCGATGGACACAAAGGACAAATGTTTTCTTAAACTACCTCAAATAGTAGCTGACCTGATGGTGTCGGGGTATCCCATTGAGCTGATGGACGGTGACGCTTCCTACGTGCCACTGAAATGGGTGGGAGCAGTTTTTGACTCATTAATTGAGAAGCTGGGAGACAGGAAGGTGTTTGTTCTTTCTGTGCTTGGCATCCAGAGCACTGGGAAATCTACCCTCCTGAACGCCATGTTTGGTCTCCAGTTCAGCGTCAGTGCGGGAAGATGCACCAGGGGAGCCTTCATGCAGCTGATTAAGGTTGAGGAAAATCTCCAGCAGGATTTGAACTTTGATTATATTCTGGTTGTTGATACGGAAGGGCTTCGGGCCATAGAGATGGCCAATAATTTATCCCTTAGTCATGATAACGAACTGGCCACCTTTGTCATTGGGATTGGTAACATGACAGTGATCAATATCTTTGGCGAGAACCCTTCGGAAATGCAAGATATCCTGCAGATCGCTGTGCAGGCGTTTCTGAGGATGAAGAAAGTCAAGCTCTCCCCAAGCTGCTTGTTCGTGCACCAGAATGTCGGAGAAATAACAGCAAAGGAGAAGAATATGGAAGGACAAAGACGCCTCCAGCAGAAATTAGATGAAATGGCCGTTACAGCAGCCCAGGAAGAGTGCTGTGACGTAACCTGCTTTAGTGACGTTATCCGATTTGATGTGAACACTCACATCCATTACTTTGCTCACCTCTGGGAAGGGGACCCCCCGATGGCACCGCCCAACCCCAGCTACAGCCAAAACGTGCAGGATCTAAAGAGCAAGATTCTCATGGCTGCCAAGCAGGAATCCCAGGGCAGAGTTTTAAGGCTGTCAGAGTTCAAAGTCCGAATCGGTGATTTGTGGCAGGCTTTGTTGAATGAGAACTTTGTTTTCAGCTTCAAGAACACGCTGGAGATCGCAGCCTACAACAGGTTAGAAACGGAGTTCAGCCAATGGAGCTGGCAGCTGAGAAGTCACATGCTAGACATGCAGATAAAACTGAACAATCAAATCAGGAACAGAGAAATGCTCCAAATCACCAGAGAAAGCCTTGAAGGAGCAGTCAGAGAAAAATACACTGCTGTCATGGATCAACTCGAAAAGTTTTTCAGTGCAGACCCAGATGCTGAAATATTGATTCAGTGGAAAACAAACATGGAAATGAAACTGAAAGAGCTTAAATCGTCTCTTATTGATGAAATGATGAAGAAATCTGAGGAACTTATTAGGCTAAGGGAGAAGCAAAGCAAACTGGATGAGAGAAAGGCAGGGTATGAAAAGGAGCTTTTTGAAAAGAGCCAAGAGCTGGCTCTGTCGTTAAAAGGCAAGAAACTGAGTGACGATCAACTGAGAGAGAACTTTAACCGCCTGTGGAACGAATGGGTCTGTGAAGTGGCCTTGGATGTCCCTTCTGCTGAGGAGCCCAACATCAAGATTGATATAGAAAACATCCTGCTCAAATGTTTTGAAACAAAATCTGttatactggaaaaacttaagGCTTCATCCAGCGATTGGTTTTCCACTGATTTATCCAAGCATGTCACCATGAAGAGAACATTGCTTGTGTTCAAAAAGACTTTAGAGAAGTGCGATAGAGACTGCATAAAGGAGGTGACAGCCCGTATCATGCAGGGCGTCAGAGCTATCATCAGTAGCAAGGAGCGGGAGAGACTGGATTACAGTCCCAGTTACATTCATGAAATACTGAATAAAATAAGACAAGAGGTGACGTTGGCATCTAAGAACCCAGCATTCACATTGACTCCTGAGTACACAGCTGATTTATCAGTAACTTTATGCAAAATGGCAGCAGGAAGGTTTGAAGCCATGcacagggcatttaaaaaagcACACGACCCGATCGTCTACCTGGAGAGCAAAAGGGAAGATTTCTTCAAGTGCTTCCAGATTTCCTGCCAAGGAGCAACCTCCATCGCAGCATTTGCTGAGTTCCTATGCAGCAAGCTCGCTGCAGCCCTCCGCCAGGCCGTCTATGACAGGACGGTCATTGACATCGCCAATGAGATGAAGTCTATACATCCAGCTTTCAATGGGAACAGATCCAACCTAGAAAACCATATTCTTGTGTATCTGGCCGAGAAGGAAAACTTTGCGGAGTACAGGCAATACATTCAGTCCCCAAAACACTTTTTTGAGGATTTTATCAAGCAGAGTGTTGATGATTATTGCTTAGACAAGGACAATCCAAAACTGCAGCGTTTCCTAAACAATTCCCTGGATGATTTCCATACACGTGTCCTTTCAGCTATTCGTGACTCAACTAAAGTTACTAAAGACAAAAGTGGCAACGTCTCCTTCTGGCTGGATGAATTCTGCAGGAGGCTTCAAGAGTATTTAACTCTTCCCAGAAGTGAGCTAAAAAGCATTGAACATCAGGAGGTAACTGACATGGAGTTTCTTAAGGAAGCCCTGAGTAAGGCGTTGACTCCTGTGGTGGGAAACCTGCGAAAAGACTTTGCTGCCATTGATATGGAGCCATTTTCACGAAAGCCCCATGAGATCCTCGCTGAACAGCTCGGTGGGTGCTGGGAGCAGTGCCCTTTTTGCTCAGCTCTTTGCATAAACACCGTGTCTGGTCATGATGGAGACCACAGTGTGCCCTTCCATCGGCCTCGAGGGGTGAGTGGTGGGTGTTGGTATAAAACAGACCATCTAGTTACTGAGATTTGTTCCAGTCTTGTAGCAAGTGATTGTCTATACATACTTAATGACGATCAACACATTCCCTATAAGAGGTACTGGGAAGGAGGACCCCCTTACTCCGAGTGGAGCATCACACCAGACATGTCAGAGCAACCTTACTGGAAATGGTTTGTGTGTCATTTCAAACCTGAGATAGAAAAACTCTATGGTAGAACATTTGAAGGCAAAGGGAAAATCCCTTCTCAATGGAGAAACATCACAAAGGATGCTCTGCTCAGAGAGCTGAGCCGTGTGTAA